One region of Zingiber officinale cultivar Zhangliang chromosome 7B, Zo_v1.1, whole genome shotgun sequence genomic DNA includes:
- the LOC122004514 gene encoding uncharacterized protein LOC122004514, whose translation MSAATTHRSTFHQQPIRIIAPHQLSLPSDLIIPHYRVLAFALLRRFPMDASAFAQIDLLHWILDMNSLVSDAYRDVRKLCVFLLPVAASSFPPGKALTVYFQPLGHPFLFCDAVHPARTSSLLSLPWPDPSEEPPIPDPNPNPLQLALTSAKIGISVEDLASLPPVAYAVAEKKVERLALRVGENLFNFMQSFCGIDGSRLVVPMDILDRWFKKFQERARKDPSYLKDFAL comes from the exons ATGTCGGCAGCCACCACGCACCGCAGCACCTTTCACCAACAGCCAATACGCATCATTGCCCCGCACCAGTTATCGCTGCCATCCGATCTGATCATACCTCACTATCGTGTTCTGGCCTTCGCGCTGTTG CGGAGATTCCCCATGGACGCATCGGCGTTCGCGCAGATCGACCTGCTCCACTGGATCCTTGACATGAACTCCCTTGTCAGCGATGCCTACCGCGATGTTAGAAAACTTTGTGTGTTTCTCCTCCCGGTTGCGGCTTCCTCCTTCCCACCCGGCAAGGCCCTCACCGTCTACTTCCAGCCCCTTGGTCATCCCTTCCTCTTTTGCGACGCCGTCCACCCTGCCCGCACATCCTCTCTCCTCTCCCTCCCTTGGCCTGACCCTTCCGAAGAACCCCCCATTCCTGACCCTAACCCTAATCCCCTCCAACTCGCGCTCACCTCTGCCAAGATCGGCATCTCGGTCGAGGACCTTGCCTCCTTGCCACCTGTCGCTTACGCGGTTGCGGAGAAGAAGGTCGAGCGACTCGCTCTTAGGGTTGGCGAGAACCTCTTCAATTTCATGCAGTCCTTCTGCGGGATTGACGGAAGCCGGCTCGTCGTGCCCATGGATATCCTTGACCGGTGGTTCAAGAAGTTCCAGGAGCGAGCCCGGAAGGATCCCAGTTACCTCAAAGATTTCGCCTTGTGA